One stretch of Clavelina lepadiformis chromosome 6, kaClaLepa1.1, whole genome shotgun sequence DNA includes these proteins:
- the LOC143462872 gene encoding L-allo-threonine aldolase-like, with protein MANVRTIDIRSDTVTQPTQEMREAMLSAEVGDDVYGEDPTVNRLQAIAAEMFGKEDALFVPTGTMGNLISILAHCQERGSEVLLGNNSHIYIYEQGGIAQLGGVVPRPLRNLPDGTFDLEELKYLYNTGTDLHRTKSAVVATENTICGKVLPLEFMAQLKKVANELNIPVHLDGARMFNAVTALDIEPTELTKHVDSLNVCLSKGLCAPVGSIIAGKKDFITRAKRLRKVLGGGMRQSGVLASPGIIALTKMSKRLQHDHNKAKKFGKALLELRPDVFKLNLDEIQTNMVLFGVDPANFLKNTSNANAVKEFCARMKKPTSDCPVSVELLAYDERNARAVFHNDVSDEDFDLIIIKLHHVLKE; from the exons ATGGCAAATGTTCGAACTATTGACATCAGAAGTGACACAGTTACCCAACCTACCCAAGAAATGAGAGAAGCAATGCTTTCTGCAGAAGTTGGTGACGATGTTTATGGAGAAGATCCAACCGTAAACA GACTTCAAGCAATTGCAGCAGAAATGTTTGGCAAAGAAGACGCTTTATTTGTGCCAACTGGAACAATGGGAAATTTAATAAGTATTTTGGCTCATTGTCAAGAAAGAGGATCGGAAGTTCTGCTTGGAAATAACTcgcatatatatatttatgaaCAGGGAGGTATTGCACAG CTTGGAGGCGTTGTTCCACGACCTCTGCGTAACCTTCCAGACGGAACGTTCGATTTGGAGGAGTTAAAGTATCTTTATAACACCGGCACCGATCTACATCGTACCAAATCAGCCGTCGTTGCTACCGAGAACACAATTTGTGGAAAAGTTCTCCCTTTAGAATTTATGGCCCAG ttaaaaaagGTTGCGAACGAGCTTAATATTCCTGTTCATCTCGACGGTGCTAGAATGTTTAATGCTGTTACAGCCCTTGACATAGAACCGACCGAACTGACAAAACACGTTGATTCACTTAATGTTTGTTTGTCCAAG GGACTTTGTGCTCCTGTAGGCTCGATAATTGCAGGAAAAAAGGACTTCATCACTCGGGCCAAAAGACTTCGCAAAGTTTTAGGTGGAGGAATGAGACAGTCGGGTGTACTGGCATCACCTGGGATAATCGCGCTTACCAAAATGAGCAAGCGTTTACAACATGATCACAATAAAGCTAAGAAATTTGGAAAAG CTTTGCTCGAGTTAAGGCCggatgtttttaaattaaatcttGACGAAATTCAAACCAACATGGTTCTATTTGGTGTGGATCCCgcaaatttcttgaaaaacacCTCCAATGCGAACGCTGTAAAAGAATTTTGTGCAAGGATGAAAAAGCCAACAAGCGATTGTCCGGTATCCGTGGAACTTCTTGCCTATGACGAGCGCAATGCTCGAGCTGTATTTCATAACGATGTCTCGGATGAAGACTTcgatttaataataataaagctGCATCATGTTTTAAAGGAATAA